The Pan troglodytes isolate AG18354 chromosome 1, NHGRI_mPanTro3-v2.0_pri, whole genome shotgun sequence genome includes a region encoding these proteins:
- the LUZP1 gene encoding leucine zipper protein 1, whose amino-acid sequence MAEFTSYKETASSRHLRFKLQSLSRRLDELEEATKNLQKAEDELLDLQDKVIQAEGSNSSMLAEIEVLRQRVLRIEGKDEEIKRAEDLCRLMKEKLEEEENLTRELKSEIERLQKRMAELEKLEEAFSRSKNDCTQLCLSLNEERNLTKKISSELEMLRVKVKELESSEDRLDKTEQSLASELEKLKSLTLSFVSERKYLNEKEKENEKLIKELTQKLEQNKKMNRDYTRNASNLERNDLRIEDGISSTLPSKESRRKGGLDYLKQVENETRNKSENEKNRNQEDNKVKDLNQEIEKLKTQIKRFESLEEELKKMKAKNNDLQDNYLSEQNKNKLLASQLEEIKLQIKKQKELENGEVEGEDAFLSSKGRHERTKFRGHGSEASVSKHTARELSPQHKRERLRNREFALNNENYSLSNRQVSSPSFTNRRAAKASHMGVSTDSGTQETKKTEDRFVPGSSQSEGKKSREQPSVLSRYPPAAQEHSKAWKGTSKPGTESGLKGKVEKTTRTFSDTTHGSVPSDPLGRADKASDTSSETVFGKRGHVPGNGSQVTQAANSGCSKAIGAPASSRRSSSEGLSKGKKAANGLEADNSSPNSKAPVLSKYPYSCRSQENILQGFSTSHKEGVNQPAAVVMEDSSPHEALRCRVIKSSGREKPDSDDDLDIASLVTAKLVNTTITPEPEPKPQPNSREKAKTRGAPRTSLFENDKYAGMENESVKSVRASTNAMELPDTNGAGVKSQRPFSPREALRSRAVIKPVIVDKDVKKIMGGSGTETTLEKQKPVSKPGPNKVTSSITIYPSDSSSPRAAPGEALRERHTSTSNIQVGLAELTSVSNHVNSPFELSIHKHDITLQLAEAERMADGPLKNRPETVVSRSSIIIKPSDPVERNSHAPPAETIRWKSHSAPSEVGFSDARHVTVRNAWKSRRDLKSLEDPPTRIGKNMESTNSNAYTQRSSTDFSELEQPRSYLFEQGTRRVGPSSGDAPEPSSRRTQSSLTVSEVLTRRNRVGDTITVAAWNHSASMEEEGEDCTLSVYRQLHNSLDPSELPGKQGLPESGRVRAEERLRPTRPCAEEN is encoded by the exons ATGGCCGAATTTACAAGCTACAAGGAGACGGCCTCCAGCCGCCACTTGCGGTTTAAGCTACAGAGTCTAAGCCGCCGCCTTGATGAGTTGGAGGAAGCCACGAAAAACCTCCAGAAAGCAGAGGATGAACTCCTGGATCTCCAGGACAAGGTGATTCAGGCGGAAGGTAGCAACTCCAGCATGTTGGCGGAGATTGAAGTGCTGCGCCAGCGGGTGCTGAGAATTGAAGGCAAAGACGAGGAAATTAAGAGAGCAGAGGATCTGTGTCGCCTGATGAAGGAGAAacttgaagaggaagaaaacctCACCCGGGAGCTGAAATCTGAGATTGAGCGGCTTCAGAAACGAATGGCTGAATTAGAGAAGCTAGAAGAGGCCTTCAGCAGGAGTAAGAATGACTGTACCCAGCTGTGTCTGAGCCTGAATGAGGAGAGAAATCTGACCAAGAAAATCTCCTCTGAGCTGGAAATGCTCAGAGTCAAAGTGAAAGAACTAGAATCTTCTGAGGACCGCCTGGATAAAACTGAGCAGAGTTTAGCGTCAGAGTTAGAAAAGCTGAAATCATTAACTCTGAGCTTTGTAAGTGAGAGAAAATACTtgaatgaaaaggagaaagaaaatgagaaattgatAAAAGAACTCACTCAAAAACTAGAGCAGAACAAAAAAATGAACCGAGATTATACAAGGAATGCTTCTAATCTGGAAAGAAATGACCTACGGATTGAGGATGGCATCTCTTCCACACTGCCGTCCAAAGAATCAAGAAGGAAGGGTGGTCTGGACTACCTAAAGCAGGTGGAGAATGAAACAagaaacaaatcagaaaatgaaaagaaccgCAATCAGGAAGACAACAAAGTCAAAGACCTTAACCAAGAGATTGAGAAACTTAAGACGCAAATCAAACGCTTTGAATCGTTGGAAGAAGAGCTTAAGAAAATGAAGGCCAAAAATAACGACCTTCAGGATAATTACCtaagtgaacaaaataaaaacaaattattagcCAGCCAACTGGAGGAGATAAAGCTacaaatcaagaaacagaaagagTTAGAAAATGGAGAGGTAGAAGGGGAAGATGCTTTCCTGTCCAGCAAAGGCAGACATGAGAGGACTAAGTTTAGAGGCCACGGAAGTGAGGCTTCTGTGTCCAAGCACACAGCGCGGGAACTGTCTCCTCAGCATAAGCGGGAACGACTCCGGAACAGGGAGTTTGCTCTCAACAATGAAAACTATTCTCTGAGCAACAGGCAGGTTTCTTCTCCCAGTTTCACCAACAGGAGGGCAGCAAAAGCTTCTCACATGGGGGTGAGTACAGACAGTGGGACTCAGGAGACAAAGAAAACTGAAGACCGGTTTGTACCCGGATCCTCCCAGAGCGAAGGGAAGAAGTCTAGGGAGCAGCCCTCAGTGCTGAGTCGCTACCCCCCGGCTGCTCAGGAGCACAGTAAAGCGTGGAAGGGGACTTCCAAGCCAGGGACCGAGAGCGGACTGAAGGGAAAAGTGGAGAAGACAACACGAACGTTTAGTGACACCACCCATGGATCTGTTCCCAGTGACCCATTGGGTAGAGCTGACAAGGCTTCTGACACCTCCTCTGAGACTGTCTTTGGCAAGAGGGGACACGTGCCTGGCAACGGAAGTCAAGTAACTCAGGCTGCAAACTCTGGCTGTTCTAAGGCCATTGGAGCCCCGGCCTCATCTCGAAGATCCTCCTCAGAAGGGCTCTCTAAAGGCAAAAAGGCTGCCAATGGCCTTGAGGCTGATAACAGTTCCCCGAATTCCAAGGCTCCTGTTCTATCGAAGTATCCTTATAGCTGTAGAAGCCAAGAGAACATCCTTCAGGGATTTTCAACCTCACATAAAGAAGGGGTTAATCAACCTGCAGCAGTTGTGATGGAAGACAGCAGTCCGCATGAAGCCTTGAGGTGTCGAGTCATCAAATCCAGTGGCAGAGAGAAGCCAGACTCAGATGATGACTTGGACATAGCATCTCTTGTTACTGCCAAGTTGGTAAATACAACCATCACTCCAGAGCCAGAGCCCAAACCACAGCCTAACTCTAGAGAAAAGGCTAAAACCCGAGGGGCACCTAGAACCTCCCTATTTGAGAATGATAAATATGCTGGAATGGAGAATGAATCTGTGAAATCTGTCAGAGCCTCCACCAATGCCATGGAGCTCCCAGATACCAATGGTGCTGGGGTAAAAAGCCAAAGGCCCTTTAGCCCCAGAGAGGCGTTGCGGTCTAGAGCCGTCATCAAACCTGTTATTGTTGATAAGGATGTGAAAAAAATCATGGGAGGATCTGGAACAGAGACTACGTTGGAGAAACAGAAACCCGTCTCCAAACCAGGGCCAAACAAAGTGACAAGTAGCATtactatctatccatctgacagcaGCAGCCCCAGAGCTGCTCCGGGTGAGGCCCTGAGGGAGAGGCACACATCCACTAGCAATATCCAGGTGGGGCTGGCAGAGCTCACATCAGTTAGCAACCATGTCAACTCCCCTTTTGAGCTCTCCATTCACAAACATGACATCACCCTGCAGCTTGCAGAAGCGGAGAGAATGGCAGATGGGCCCCTGAAGAACAGGCCAGAAACAGTGGTCTCTCGGAGCAGCATTATAATCAAGCCATCGGATCCTGTGGAGAGGAATAGCCATGCACCTCCAGCGGAGACAATCAGGTGGAAAAGCCATAGTGCCCCTTCAGAAGTGGGCTTCTCAGATGCCAGACATGTTACTGTGCGGAATGCCTGGAAGAGCAGGCGAGACTTGAAATCTTTAGAAGACCCCCCAACTCGAATAGGTAAAAACATGGAATCTACCAATAGCAATGCCTACACCCAGAGGTCTTCCACAGACTTCTCAGAACTCGAACAGCCCAGGTCCTACCTTTTTGAGCAGGGCACTCGAAGGGTAGGACCAAGTTCAGGGGATGCCCCTGAGCCCTCCTCCAGAAGGACCCAAAGTAGCCTCACTGTGTCAGAGGTGCTTACCCGTCGGAATCGGGTAGGAGACACCATCACTGTTGCAGCCTGGAACCACTCAGCAAGCATG gaggaagaaggggaagactgtacactcagtgtctacaggcAACTGCACAACTCCCTGGATCCGTCTGAACTGCCTGGGAAGCAGGGGCTGCCAGAGTCTGGGCGAGTACGGGCCGAGGAACGATTACGGCCaaccaggccctgtgctgaggaGAACTGA